From Acidobacteriota bacterium:
CAAACGCTTCGGTCATTTGGCCTGGCGCGTCTCGTTGGCGTTGCAAGCGTTGGGCATCGGCTGGTTTTTCTACCAAGTGAAAACGGCGGGCAGCGTGGCAGGCGCCATCGGCGCGAATCAATACCGCGCGCTGGGCGCATGGTTGAGTGGCGACCAAGCCGCGCAAATGTCCGTTGAACAATTGGTGCAAACGGGTTCGCAATGGCTGCAACAGGCGGGCGGCAACCTGACGCTCAATGCGCGTTCCAATCCGGTCGAAGTCGCCGCATTGCTCAGTGCCCTGGTGTTGACGGGCTTCATTGCCTTGTTCAGCTTCCGCACCGAAAAGATTCGCGCCGCCTTGCCGCCGCTCGAACGCATTGACCAGATGGTTTACAAAACGGTCGGCGTCGCCTTTGCCGGGTTGGCGATTCTGTTGGTGACGGGCGCGGTCTGGGCCAACGAATCGTGGGGCCGGTATTGGGGCTGGGACGCCAAAGAAACGGGCGCGTTGGTGGCGTGGCTGGCCTATGGCGCTTATCTGCATTCGCGCATGGCGCACGGCTGGACGGGACGGCGCAGCGCCTACTTCGCGCTGCTCGGCTTCCTGCTGGTGATCTTCACCTATCTGGGCGTGAGTTACCTGTTGCCGGGATTGCACTCTTACGCCAAGTTGTAGGGCCAAATTCAATAAAGTCGAGAGCGTCAAGTTACCTGTGGGTAGCCTGGCGCTCTCGGCGTCTTCGCGTTTGATAAGCACATGAATCACTTGATTGGTACCGTCCAAGCCCTCTACCGCTATCCCGTTAAATCCATGGCGGGCGAAGCCTTGCAAACCGCTACACTCGGTTGGCATGGGATGGAAGGCGACCGCCGCTTTGCGTTCCGCCGCGTGGCGGAAACGGGCGGGTTCCCCTGGCTGTCGGCGGGCCGCTTACCCGCGCTGATTCGCTATCAACCATACGCGTCTAGCGCCGGTTCCTCGCCTACCCACGTGCGCACGCCTGATGGACGTGAATTGGAATTGCACGGCGCGGCGTTGTGCGATGAGCTGGCTGCCTTGCACGGCGCCGAGTTGCAACTGATGCACCTCAAGCACGGCATGTTTGATGAAGCGCCGCTCGCGCTCATTACCACCGAAACGCTCGGCACCCTGTCAACAAAGGCTGGGACTGTATTGGATGTGCGCCGCTTCCGCCCCAACATTTTGCTTGCCACCAACCTTGCAATTGGCAGCGGCGCTCCGTTCCCTGAAAACGATTGGATCGGCAAGCTGATCGTTTTTGGCGAAACTGACGACGCGGCGGCGATGAATGTGACGCAGCGCGATGTGCGTTGCGCGATGGTCAACCTTGATCCTGAGACGGGCGTGGCGACACCTGGGATTTTGAAAGCCGTGGTGCAGGCCAACGAAAATTGCGCGGGCGTGTATGGCGGCGTCTTCCGCACGGGAAAGATTTCGTTGGGCGACCGGGTTTTTGTGGTGGATGTGTAGTCATTCCGGCGCAATTGCGCTAAGCTCCGCCGCATTGGATGTGGTTATGAATCTACAACTCGATTACACAATTTTTTGCGAAGACGTGCGCTTCGAAGCTTCACAACATTTGAGCCTGATGGGCGTAACGCATCAAATTGTGGTGCCGCAACTGCCCGTCTCGCTGATCAAACTGGCCGTGGTCAATCACTGGCGCGGAGCGGGCCAATTCATGAGCGAAGTGCGCATCCTGACGCCCGATAAAAACCAGGCCATCGCCGTTTCGCAACCAACCAGTTTCGTCGTGCCGCCCGATGGTTATGCCGACAACGTGACCGTGTTTGTGAATACCTCGTTTTATCAGCCCGGCCATTACCTGGTGCAAACGCTCATCAATTCCAGCCTCTTTGCCGAACGCGTCTTGCCGGTGTTGCTGATGCAGGCGCCGGAAGAGTTCACCGAGAGTGAACGTGTGAATTGAAGCGCCCGCCGGTTTTTCTCCCGTCGTTAGGACTTTCCAGTTGGCAAACCGCCCCGTGTCTTTTATCTTGTCCGCGCGTTCCCCAACGTATTCTCGATTAGTCCTCTTCGCTTCTCGTTTGAAGGTCAACCATGAGCACGCCACGCTTTGCCTTTCGTCTCCTGGTTGGTTTGAGCCTTTTGCTGTGGCGGTCGCCTGCCTCACGGGGACAAGGCGCCGCGCCTGAGCCGCTCCGACTAAACCAGCCCCTCGAACGCGCGCTTGAGCGTGGGTCTAGCCATCTTTATCAATTCACACTCGCAGCCGGTGAATATGCGCGCGTTGAAATAGATCAACACGGAGCGGATGTCGCCGCACTCTTAGCACACGCGGACGGCGAAAAGCTGGCGGAGGTGAATCTCACCGGCAGCCGGGGCTATGAGTTTGTTTCGGTGACCGCCGCTGAGTCCGCCACTTATCGCCTTGAAATCCGCGCTCTATCAACGACGGCCAAGTCCAGCCGCTATCAGATCAAACTCGCCGCGCAACGGGCCGCGACTGACCGCGATCAACAATGGATGACAGCCGAACGCCTGCTGCTGGAAGGCGCGCGCCTGTACAAAGACCCTGCCCAGTTGCGCCAGGCGGTGGAAAAACTCCAAGCCGCATTGCCGTTGCTGCGTGCGGCGGGCGACCGTTACGGTGAGGGCGTGGCGCTGCGTCTGCTGGGGGTGGCACACTTCAGAAAGAACGAGAACCAGCAGGCGCGTGCCTATGCGAATCAAGCCGTGGCGCTGTTTCGTGAATTGGGCGATCAACGCGAAGTCGCTGTGACGCTGGGAACAGTGGGCGATGTGTTGATTGCCTTGGGTGAGGCGCAGCAGGCGCTGGACGCCGCCAACGAAGCCCTGCGAATGTGGCAAGCCGTGGGGGATGCCTATTACGAAGGCCGCGCGCTTTATGACTTGGGGCTGGCTTGCTCGAACCTGCGCGATCAGCCGCGCGCGCTTGCCTATTTTGAGCAAGCCCTGCCGCTCTTCCGCCAACTGGGCGAGCGTCATCTCGAGGCGGGCACGCTCGGTAATTTGGGCAACATGTATCGTCGGCAAGGGGACTTGCTGAAGGCGGCCCAATATTACGAACAGGCGCGCCTGTTGCAGCAAGCGGAAGGGGACACCGCCAATCTGGCCGGGACGTTGAACAACCTCGGCATCGTCTATAAAACGCAGGGCGATTACCCCAAGGCCATCGGCGCCTACACGCAAGCGCTCCAGGTCTGGCACGGCATGAAGCTGCGCTCCGGCGAAGCGCTGGCGTTAATCAATCTGGGCAATCTCTACAACGTGCAGGAGCGTTGGCGCGACGCCCGCGAGGTCGCCATGCAAGGGTTGTCGTTGGCCGAAGAGCTCGGCGAGTCGCGCAGTATTCTGGGCGCACGCCAGGCCTTGGCGTTGGCCGCGTATGGCGCGGGCCAACTGGCGGAAGCGCGGCAACAGCTCGACCAAGCACTGGCCCTGACGGAAGCCATGCGGGCGCGCATCCTCAATCGCAGCCAGCGCGCTTCGTGGTTCGCGGCCCAGCACGAGGTCTACACGCTTTACTTTGATGTGTTAATGGCCCAGCACGCGCAACAGCCCACGGCTGGTTATGCGGCCCAGGCGTTGCAGGTGTGCGAAAGCACGCGGGCGCGCGTCTTGTTGGAATTGCTGACCGAAGCCGGGATTGATTTGCGGCGTGACCTGCCGCCCGCGCTGGCCGAACAAGAACGCGCACTGCAAACGCGCATCGAAGCCGCCGACGCCGCGCAACGCAAAGTGCCGGCTGGCCAACCGGCTGCCGAACAAAACGGCGCGGGCAACGCGGCGGCGCGGGACTTAGCGCTGCTGACGGCGGAATACGAACAGTTGCAAACGCAGATCAGGCGCAGCCATCCGCAGTATGCCGAATTGAAACAGACGCACCCCCTCAGTCTGACAGAGTTGCAACAGCAAGTGCTGGATGAAAAGACGTTGTTGCTTGAATACGCTCTCGGTCAAAAACGCAGCGTCCTCTTTGCGGTGACTCCCACGGCTTTGCACAGTTTCAAGCTGCCGGGTGCTGCCGAAATTAACGCGGCGGCCAAACGCTACTATCAACTGCTGACCGCGTTGGGCAAGCCGCCGGTCTTTCGCGATCTCGTTGCGAAAGAAGTTTGGCGGAAACAATTACGGCTGGATACCGCAACGGCGGCGGCGGCGTTGAGTCGAATGTTGTTGGAGCCTGCGCGCGACTTGCTCGGGCAAAAACGGCTGTTGATCGTGCCCGATGGCGCTTTGCATTACGTGCCGTTTGCGGCGCTGCCAGAACTGGGGAAGAGGGATGGGGGATTAGGGGCTAGACAGAAGCGGCCCCAGTCCCTAGTTCCTAACCCCCAGCCCCTGATCGCCAGGCACGAAATCATGAGCCTGCCTTCGGCTTCCACGCTGGCCGTCTTGCGGCAGGAGTTGAAGGATCGTCCGCCTGCCGCCAAGACGCTCGCCTTGCTGGCCGATCCCGTTTTTGACGCGACCGACGAGCGCGTGCAGGGAAACGTCGCCAAAGACCAGCCCTCAGACGTTAAGGCGGAAGCTAAGGGCGAACTCGCGTTGTTGCGCGATGCCTGGATTGATTTTGCGGCGGACGCCGGCGAGTCATCCGGCAATGCGATGCTCACGCGCCTGCCCGCGACGCGCCTGGAAGCGCAGGCACTACAAAAGCTGGTACCCGCGTCAGAACGCTTGATGGCTTTGGATTTCGAGGCCAATCGCGCGACGGCTTTGAGCGAGGCGCTGCGCCAATATCGTTACGTGCACTTCGCTACGCACGGCTTGCTGAACAGTGCGCAACCTGAATTGTCGGGGCTGGTGCTGTCGCTGGTTGACCGGCAGGGGCAACCGCAAAACGGTTTTTTGCGCGCGCTGGATGTCTTCAATCTGAAACTTCCGGCGGAGTTGGTGGTGCTGAGCGGCTGCCGCACCGCGCTCGGCAAAGAAATCAACGGCGAGGGACTGGTGGGGCTGACACGCGGCTTTATGTATGCGGGTGCGCGGCGCGTGCTGGCCAGCACTTGGTCGGTGAATGACGCCGCGACGGCGGAGTTGATGCAACGTTTTTACAGCGGTCTGTTAAGTGCTAAGGCGCATACGCAACCGCTCAGCCCAGCCGCCGCCTTGCGCGCGGCGCAACTTGCGCTGTGGCGCGACAAGCGCTGGCAAGACCCCTATTACTGGGCCGCCTTCGTGTTGCAAGGCGAATGGTAAGGCTGCCAAGAAATCTGCCCCGGCATGTGACTTGAGGTTGGCAAAAGCCACTGGCTCTCGTATCTTGTTGCGGCGTTCCCCAACGCTCCTACAGTTCGTCCTCAAATAACGCTTCACGCAAACTCAACCCGGCGGCCGCCGGCAGCCGCTGTGTATGCTGGATTTTCTCCCGCTATTTACCTGTGGCGCTTGCAGCGGCGTGGCATGGCGCAACACCCTAGTACTCCATCAAGCTGTAAGTGATGGATGCTGAGAGCGCATCCGGGATGTAGGGCGGGATTAAATCCCGCCCTACATCCCTCATTTTCAGCTTGATGGAGTACTAGCGCCCGGCACACGGCGTTTTGTGTTGGCCGACAAATGATGAGATAAGTTTGGTGTCGAAGACAGAGGCAAAGGCAAGGACTTAACCGTGTTAAACAAAGTTTGAGGCCCGGCAATTTTGCCCGGTTCCCATACCTTTTCTAAAAATGGCTTCCTCGTATGGCGTTGGACTGTCCCGTTCGATGCCCAGGCACTGCCACAAAAAAACAAAAAACCACGCGACGACAATGCGCCGTAGGTCGTTCCTTTATGCAAGACTTGAAGATCACCCATGAACACCACCACTTCAGTCGTGAGGTCGCGCAAACCCCGTGACCTGACGCCGGAGCAATTCGACAAACTGCTTGCGACCTTGGCGGCTGACCGCGAATCAGCCGCCGAAGAGTACGAGCAGTTGCGTCGAGCCTTAATGACGTTTTTCGAATTTCGCGGCGCCCTCCAACCAGCGGATGAAGCCGATGAGGTCATTGACCGCGTCGCGCGCCGCTTAGACGAGGGCCGCGAAATCTTTACCGCCCATCCGCGCAATTACTTTTACGCCGTGGCGCGCAACGTTTGGCGCGAACGGCTAGCCAGCCCGGTTACCGAAGTCGAGCTTGCTGCGCAAGTCCTGCCTGCCTTTGCGCAAGCGCGCAATCCGCTGGAGCTTTTGGAAGCGTCCGAAGCAGAGCAGATCCGCCTGCAACGGTTGCAATGCCTGCAAAGTTGTCTGCAACAGCTTGAAGAGACGGAGCGCGCCTTGATCGTCAGTTATTACGAAGGCAGCGGCGGCGACAAAATCAGAAATCGGCAGGCGCTGGCCCTCCGGCTGGGCATCCCGGTCACGACCTTGCGCGTGCGCGCCTGCCGCTTGCGCGAGAAATTGGAGACGCGCGTCCGGCGCTGTTTGCAGCGCTCCAAAAAAGAGAAATAACCGAAATTGTGTTGCAATGTTTTTCGCCTTTGCTCATTTCTAAGCACGCTTGAACGCGTGTCAGGTAAAGCATGGGGTGGCAGCGATTCGTGCGGAAAATGGCGCGGTGGTACTTGGTTGCTATGAAAGAGGAAAGCGTAAACAAAGAATTGTTGAAAGGCTATTTGCTTGGCGGCTTGAGCGAAGCCGAGGTGGAAACGGTCGAAGCACGCCTTTTTGACGAGCCGCTGTGGTTGGATGACTTGCTGGCCTCCCGTGATGACTTGCTGGATGCCTGGGTGCGGGGCGAATTGGCGCAACGTGAAGAACAGCAGCTCAGCGCG
This genomic window contains:
- the ccsA gene encoding cytochrome c biogenesis protein CcsA, with the protein product MLPTMRSEISAVRVPVPGMGLILLAALVSLLIGTLGFALYVYRNDEKGKRFGHLAWRVSLALQALGIGWFFYQVKTAGSVAGAIGANQYRALGAWLSGDQAAQMSVEQLVQTGSQWLQQAGGNLTLNARSNPVEVAALLSALVLTGFIALFSFRTEKIRAALPPLERIDQMVYKTVGVAFAGLAILLVTGAVWANESWGRYWGWDAKETGALVAWLAYGAYLHSRMAHGWTGRRSAYFALLGFLLVIFTYLGVSYLLPGLHSYAKL
- a CDS encoding MOSC domain-containing protein, yielding MNHLIGTVQALYRYPVKSMAGEALQTATLGWHGMEGDRRFAFRRVAETGGFPWLSAGRLPALIRYQPYASSAGSSPTHVRTPDGRELELHGAALCDELAALHGAELQLMHLKHGMFDEAPLALITTETLGTLSTKAGTVLDVRRFRPNILLATNLAIGSGAPFPENDWIGKLIVFGETDDAAAMNVTQRDVRCAMVNLDPETGVATPGILKAVVQANENCAGVYGGVFRTGKISLGDRVFVVDV
- a CDS encoding CHAT domain-containing protein, encoding MSTPRFAFRLLVGLSLLLWRSPASRGQGAAPEPLRLNQPLERALERGSSHLYQFTLAAGEYARVEIDQHGADVAALLAHADGEKLAEVNLTGSRGYEFVSVTAAESATYRLEIRALSTTAKSSRYQIKLAAQRAATDRDQQWMTAERLLLEGARLYKDPAQLRQAVEKLQAALPLLRAAGDRYGEGVALRLLGVAHFRKNENQQARAYANQAVALFRELGDQREVAVTLGTVGDVLIALGEAQQALDAANEALRMWQAVGDAYYEGRALYDLGLACSNLRDQPRALAYFEQALPLFRQLGERHLEAGTLGNLGNMYRRQGDLLKAAQYYEQARLLQQAEGDTANLAGTLNNLGIVYKTQGDYPKAIGAYTQALQVWHGMKLRSGEALALINLGNLYNVQERWRDAREVAMQGLSLAEELGESRSILGARQALALAAYGAGQLAEARQQLDQALALTEAMRARILNRSQRASWFAAQHEVYTLYFDVLMAQHAQQPTAGYAAQALQVCESTRARVLLELLTEAGIDLRRDLPPALAEQERALQTRIEAADAAQRKVPAGQPAAEQNGAGNAAARDLALLTAEYEQLQTQIRRSHPQYAELKQTHPLSLTELQQQVLDEKTLLLEYALGQKRSVLFAVTPTALHSFKLPGAAEINAAAKRYYQLLTALGKPPVFRDLVAKEVWRKQLRLDTATAAAALSRMLLEPARDLLGQKRLLIVPDGALHYVPFAALPELGKRDGGLGARQKRPQSLVPNPQPLIARHEIMSLPSASTLAVLRQELKDRPPAAKTLALLADPVFDATDERVQGNVAKDQPSDVKAEAKGELALLRDAWIDFAADAGESSGNAMLTRLPATRLEAQALQKLVPASERLMALDFEANRATALSEALRQYRYVHFATHGLLNSAQPELSGLVLSLVDRQGQPQNGFLRALDVFNLKLPAELVVLSGCRTALGKEINGEGLVGLTRGFMYAGARRVLASTWSVNDAATAELMQRFYSGLLSAKAHTQPLSPAAALRAAQLALWRDKRWQDPYYWAAFVLQGEW
- a CDS encoding sigma-70 family RNA polymerase sigma factor; amino-acid sequence: MNTTTSVVRSRKPRDLTPEQFDKLLATLAADRESAAEEYEQLRRALMTFFEFRGALQPADEADEVIDRVARRLDEGREIFTAHPRNYFYAVARNVWRERLASPVTEVELAAQVLPAFAQARNPLELLEASEAEQIRLQRLQCLQSCLQQLEETERALIVSYYEGSGGDKIRNRQALALRLGIPVTTLRVRACRLREKLETRVRRCLQRSKKEK